Proteins from a genomic interval of uncultured Desulfuromusa sp.:
- a CDS encoding RluA family pseudouridine synthase, translating to MESSQQLFFPEDRSAERLDTFLSECFPDISRSQLKKLIDSGKITLNGALTKSSNKLKGGEFIQVTLPEPEPIKALPENIPLQVLYEDQDLIVINKPAGMVVHPAAGHFHGTLVNALLYHCKDLAGIGGELRPGIVHRIDKDTSGIIVATKNDQSHRHLAAQFKDHSINRRYLALIHGFPEKSSGSIDQPIGRHPTQRKKMSGKAKNGKRAVTHWKTLKEYHVDRLSLLELKLETGRTHQIRVHFAERNCPLVGDPLYGSKSRKAAIKDTQLRQLIDQLPGQALHAQKLGFIHPRSEKYMEFSSEMPETLANIINYLDRIIQ from the coding sequence ATGGAATCAAGCCAGCAGCTATTCTTTCCGGAAGACCGTTCTGCTGAGCGGCTGGATACTTTTCTGTCTGAATGCTTTCCGGATATCAGCCGTTCGCAGCTGAAAAAGCTGATTGATAGCGGAAAAATCACGTTAAATGGAGCTCTTACAAAATCCAGCAATAAATTAAAGGGTGGTGAATTCATTCAGGTCACACTTCCTGAACCGGAACCGATCAAAGCCCTTCCTGAAAATATTCCCCTGCAAGTTCTCTACGAAGATCAGGATTTAATCGTCATTAACAAGCCGGCAGGAATGGTTGTGCATCCGGCAGCAGGACATTTCCATGGGACTCTTGTTAATGCATTGCTATATCATTGTAAAGATCTGGCCGGAATCGGCGGTGAATTACGCCCCGGCATCGTTCACCGGATTGATAAAGATACCTCTGGAATCATCGTTGCGACAAAAAATGATCAAAGTCATCGCCATCTTGCAGCCCAGTTCAAAGACCACTCCATCAATAGACGTTATCTGGCATTGATTCATGGCTTCCCGGAAAAATCTTCAGGATCTATAGACCAGCCCATTGGGAGACATCCGACTCAAAGAAAAAAAATGAGCGGCAAAGCCAAAAACGGGAAACGAGCCGTCACTCACTGGAAAACCCTTAAAGAGTATCATGTCGACCGTTTAAGCCTCCTTGAATTAAAGCTTGAAACAGGACGGACTCATCAGATCAGGGTTCACTTTGCAGAAAGAAATTGTCCACTGGTTGGCGACCCACTCTATGGAAGCAAATCCAGAAAAGCGGCCATCAAGGACACACAATTACGACAATTAATAGATCAACTGCCAGGTCAAGCCCTCCACGCCCAGAAACTTGGATTTATTCATCCAAGAAGTGAGAAATATATGGAATTTTCCAGCGAAATGCCGGAAACTCTTGCCAATATCATCAATTACTTAGACAGAATCATTCAGTAG
- a CDS encoding HDOD domain-containing protein yields MSTKFQDINFDLDRLSTMPLIAIQMMQLMNSSEAPAEAMAKVVAKDPAVSARVLKIANSSFYSMSRQVTSLSTAIKAMLSWENELLKVW; encoded by the coding sequence ATGTCTACAAAGTTTCAAGATATTAATTTCGATCTGGATCGCTTGTCGACTATGCCTTTGATTGCCATTCAGATGATGCAATTGATGAATTCGTCAGAAGCGCCTGCAGAGGCGATGGCGAAGGTTGTCGCAAAAGATCCTGCTGTTTCTGCGCGGGTTTTGAAAATAGCGAATTCTTCCTTTTATAGTATGTCCAGACAGGTGACGAGTTTGTCTACTGCCATCAAGGCCATGTTATCCTGGGAGAACGAACTCTTAAAAGTCTGGTGA
- the pgeF gene encoding peptidoglycan editing factor PgeF — protein sequence MKLVRKGKISYLQPTNLPAGLVAGFSTRNGGVSRPPFNSLNMGFGTADHPTNVESNRASFIRAFGLAPHQLLTVKQVHGDDILLIDENNPDLSHFLGVEVDAIITNQSEIMIGILTADCFPLLIWHEKMKIIAAIHVGWRGAANGLIAKVIQTIQTHFNCPAEELQAAIGPGIGAHSYEVDRPVRDAFRQGSGFWKEISKETSLGHWQLDIPLSCQLQLEQSQLQVQNIETSKECTCCHPELFFSHRRDNGVTGRQISFLKLGE from the coding sequence ATGAAGCTTGTCCGCAAAGGTAAAATCTCATACCTACAGCCAACAAATCTACCAGCTGGGCTGGTCGCCGGTTTCAGCACACGCAATGGTGGGGTCAGTCGCCCCCCATTTAACTCTCTGAATATGGGATTCGGCACTGCTGATCATCCGACAAATGTGGAAAGCAATCGCGCTTCGTTCATCCGGGCTTTCGGCCTGGCCCCCCATCAACTGCTGACGGTGAAACAGGTCCACGGAGATGACATCCTTCTGATTGACGAAAACAACCCGGACCTGAGCCATTTTTTAGGTGTAGAAGTAGATGCCATTATCACCAATCAGTCTGAAATCATGATTGGCATCTTAACCGCAGATTGTTTTCCATTGCTGATCTGGCACGAAAAAATGAAAATCATTGCAGCAATCCATGTTGGCTGGCGAGGTGCTGCAAATGGCTTGATTGCAAAAGTCATACAGACAATCCAGACACATTTTAACTGTCCGGCTGAAGAACTTCAGGCCGCAATTGGGCCCGGAATTGGCGCTCACTCTTACGAAGTTGATCGCCCGGTTCGTGACGCTTTCAGGCAGGGAAGCGGATTCTGGAAAGAAATTTCTAAAGAAACCAGCCTGGGACACTGGCAGTTAGACATCCCCCTCAGCTGCCAATTACAGCTGGAACAATCGCAACTGCAAGTGCAAAACATAGAAACATCCAAGGAGTGCACCTGCTGTCATCCGGAACTATTTTTTTCCCACCGCCGTGATAACGGGGTGACAGGGCGACAAATAAGTTTTTTGAAATTAGGGGAATAA